A genomic region of Chryseobacterium sp. KACC 21268 contains the following coding sequences:
- a CDS encoding outer membrane lipoprotein carrier protein LolA — MKNYITKSFSAIALLGINLMIFGQTIDTKSKTILNDITKSYKSKKNSYFKFLYTSGASSQTGIFYSDNNRYKLKIMGTEQIFDGNKVYSISEEDKEITIAKPNDNQVAFSPLSYLDSYKKDYNVTHSGKKTISGIPVDVIKMTPVKSNGLKSVTLYVNTPQKKLIKLEQLSTSNDLAVITISNYKENQTLSPSTFTFDKSKYQNYLITEL, encoded by the coding sequence ATGAAAAATTATATTACAAAATCTTTTTCTGCTATCGCTTTATTGGGAATTAATCTGATGATTTTTGGTCAAACTATCGACACAAAATCAAAGACTATTCTTAATGACATCACCAAGAGCTATAAGAGTAAAAAGAATTCTTATTTCAAATTTTTATATACATCTGGAGCTTCCAGTCAAACAGGTATCTTCTACTCTGATAACAACAGATACAAATTAAAAATAATGGGTACTGAGCAGATTTTTGATGGAAACAAAGTCTACAGCATCAGTGAGGAAGATAAAGAAATTACAATCGCAAAACCAAATGATAACCAAGTGGCATTTTCGCCTTTGAGCTATTTGGATTCCTACAAAAAGGATTACAATGTGACACACTCCGGTAAAAAAACAATTAGTGGAATTCCGGTAGATGTTATTAAAATGACACCTGTAAAATCTAATGGATTGAAAAGTGTTACTCTGTATGTAAATACGCCTCAGAAAAAGCTTATCAAACTAGAACAGCTTTCTACCAGCAATGATTTGGCTGTAATTACGATTAGTAATTACAAAGAGAACCAAACACTCTCTCCATCGACTTTTACATTTGACAAATCAAAATATCAGAACTATCTGATCACTGAATTATAA
- a CDS encoding DUF4294 domain-containing protein yields MIFRKLIPILFLFTGLFCYSQQDTLQVKSFDDIPKSNLQKDEFGNEYFYDEAQKAKIYKINGEQVIVMDELTLRANPHFNNQLDRNFYFFLNKKLNRVYPLFLDALEQYRDIQKESANMKGADRSRYMKQRQTDLAASYEKQLRQLTTTEGQVFAKLMYRATGKTVYEIIKELRGGWSAFWWNVKGNIADVSLKTPYDPHKYRDDLFIESLLQSNWNLGYLQPYPGASDFKVQK; encoded by the coding sequence ATGATTTTCCGTAAACTGATCCCGATCCTTTTCTTATTTACAGGCTTATTTTGTTATTCACAGCAGGATACTTTGCAGGTAAAATCTTTTGATGATATTCCGAAAAGCAATTTACAAAAAGACGAATTTGGTAATGAATATTTTTATGACGAAGCTCAAAAAGCTAAAATTTATAAAATAAACGGTGAACAGGTGATTGTGATGGATGAACTGACTCTAAGAGCAAATCCTCATTTCAATAACCAATTAGACCGGAATTTTTATTTTTTCCTTAATAAAAAACTAAACCGCGTATATCCATTATTTTTAGATGCTTTAGAACAGTATCGTGATATTCAAAAAGAAAGTGCCAATATGAAAGGTGCAGACAGAAGTCGCTATATGAAACAAAGACAGACTGATCTGGCTGCTAGCTACGAAAAACAATTGAGGCAACTGACAACAACTGAAGGTCAGGTTTTTGCTAAATTAATGTACCGTGCAACAGGAAAAACGGTTTATGAAATCATCAAAGAATTGCGTGGCGGATGGAGTGCGTTCTGGTGGAATGTGAAAGGAAATATTGCAGATGTAAGTTTGAAAACGCCCTATGATCCGCATAAGTACAGAGATGATTTATTCATAGAATCATTGTTGCAATCTAATTGGAATCTTGGTTATCTTCAGCCTTATCCGGGTGCAAGTGATTTTAAGGTCCAAAAATAA